A single window of Candidatus Rhabdochlamydia oedothoracis DNA harbors:
- the gatC gene encoding Asp-tRNA(Asn)/Glu-tRNA(Gln) amidotransferase subunit GatC has translation MTKFDEEDLEKLNRLCRLGEATDEEKKAISKHLKKVLGYMELLSEVDTTDVPTCYQVGEIQNSVTRDDTVMNTLSREQFLENAPSHLGSIIRVPTVINFSN, from the coding sequence ATGACAAAGTTTGATGAAGAAGATCTTGAAAAGCTTAATAGACTCTGCCGTCTTGGCGAAGCAACAGATGAGGAAAAAAAAGCCATATCTAAGCATTTAAAAAAAGTGTTAGGTTATATGGAACTGCTTTCTGAAGTTGACACAACGGATGTCCCTACTTGTTATCAAGTGGGAGAAATCCAAAATAGTGTCACAAGAGATGACACAGTTATGAATACCTTATCCAGAGAGCAGTTTTTAGAAAATGCTCCTTCTCATTTAGGCAGCATAATTCGAGTGCCTACAGTAATTAATTTTTCTAACTAA
- a CDS encoding cryptochrome/photolyase family protein: MTTIIWFQRDLRIQDNPALKYASQLQLPVLPIYIFDPKEDKNWSMGSSSRWWLHYSLQSLQKKLKALGLDLFFFQGATLHALQKIIDKVDAKHIVWNYCYEPSALMREKKLMKLASAKKCIAKGFHANLLFVPGQMTTKQGNPYQVFTPFWRCCLKQEIGKPEGKVTKKLRLATYSKHISLGALDLLPHIPWAKDFPYLWQPGEDNALKKWKHFLRSKIHQYAHERDFPAEMGTSMLSPHLHFGEISVKRIFEDLLQNTHAEVFLREIGWREFAYHLLITFPHTPSKPLRAQFTHFPWKRKAKCLKAWQKGMTGIPIVDAGMRQLWQLGWMHNRVRMIVASFLVKDLNVPWQEGAKWFWDTLVDADLANNTLGWQWCAGCGADAAPYFRIFNPFTQGKKFDPKAEYVRQFVPELRNLPNSWIHTPHLSPKSVLEAAGVYLGKNYPYPIVDHDLARKNAIQIYHQWTKK; the protein is encoded by the coding sequence ATGACAACAATTATTTGGTTTCAACGCGATCTGCGAATTCAAGACAATCCTGCCTTAAAATATGCTTCCCAACTACAGCTTCCTGTTTTACCCATATATATATTTGATCCAAAAGAGGATAAAAACTGGTCAATGGGTTCAAGCTCTCGCTGGTGGCTGCACTATTCTCTGCAATCTTTGCAAAAAAAGTTAAAAGCCCTAGGTCTTGATTTATTTTTCTTCCAAGGCGCAACTTTGCATGCATTGCAAAAGATTATAGATAAGGTAGATGCAAAACATATAGTTTGGAATTACTGTTATGAGCCAAGCGCGCTAATGCGTGAAAAAAAACTGATGAAACTAGCCTCTGCAAAGAAGTGCATAGCAAAAGGATTTCATGCGAATCTACTATTTGTACCCGGTCAAATGACTACTAAGCAGGGTAATCCCTATCAAGTATTCACTCCTTTTTGGCGATGTTGCTTAAAACAAGAAATAGGTAAGCCAGAGGGTAAAGTTACAAAAAAGTTACGATTAGCCACGTATTCTAAACATATATCTTTAGGTGCATTAGATTTATTGCCGCATATTCCTTGGGCTAAAGACTTTCCTTATCTTTGGCAACCAGGAGAAGACAACGCTTTAAAAAAGTGGAAGCATTTCTTGAGGAGTAAGATACATCAATATGCTCATGAACGCGATTTTCCTGCAGAGATGGGAACATCAATGCTTTCCCCTCATTTGCATTTTGGTGAGATTTCTGTGAAAAGAATTTTCGAAGATTTGCTACAGAATACCCATGCAGAGGTTTTTTTAAGAGAAATAGGGTGGCGAGAATTTGCTTATCATCTTTTAATCACTTTTCCTCATACTCCTTCAAAACCACTAAGAGCACAATTTACCCATTTCCCTTGGAAAAGAAAGGCGAAATGTCTCAAAGCTTGGCAAAAAGGCATGACAGGAATTCCTATTGTCGATGCTGGTATGCGGCAATTATGGCAACTAGGCTGGATGCACAATCGAGTTCGTATGATCGTAGCTTCTTTTTTGGTCAAAGACTTAAATGTTCCTTGGCAAGAAGGAGCGAAATGGTTTTGGGATACCTTAGTGGATGCAGATCTTGCAAACAATACCTTAGGTTGGCAATGGTGTGCAGGATGTGGTGCGGATGCAGCTCCTTATTTTCGTATATTTAATCCATTTACTCAGGGAAAAAAATTCGATCCAAAAGCAGAATACGTACGCCAATTTGTTCCTGAATTGAGAAATCTGCCTAATTCATGGATTCACACCCCGCATTTAAGTCCTAAGTCTGTGTTAGAAGCAGCGGGTGTTTACTTGGGGAAAAACTATCCTTACCCCATAGTAGATCACGATCTTGCGCGCAAAAATGCAATACAGATTTACCATCAATGGACTAAGAAATAA
- a CDS encoding SRPBCC family protein gives MDVKIKSPVAVPCDFAFAWALRPGALKRLLPPWVKTDFLFDPPTPCNKTQVGLKVYVGPFFFKWILRHENFKLNQEFSDKQIKGPFKRYLHIHRFTPINSQSCILSDEIEFDSIFL, from the coding sequence ATGGATGTAAAAATTAAATCACCAGTAGCAGTACCTTGTGATTTTGCCTTTGCTTGGGCATTACGTCCTGGAGCCTTAAAAAGGCTATTGCCACCTTGGGTAAAAACCGATTTTTTATTCGATCCCCCTACACCGTGTAATAAAACCCAGGTAGGATTAAAGGTTTACGTAGGGCCCTTTTTCTTTAAATGGATTTTAAGGCATGAAAATTTCAAGCTCAATCAAGAATTTAGCGATAAACAAATAAAAGGCCCTTTCAAGCGCTATTTACATATTCATCGCTTTACTCCTATTAATTCTCAATCCTGCATTTTAAGCGATGAGATAGAATTTGACTCTATTTTTTTATAA
- the gatA gene encoding Asp-tRNA(Asn)/Glu-tRNA(Gln) amidotransferase subunit GatA produces the protein MYRLSAHAIREGFCKKKMSAKQIAEKTLERISLHDEKIGAFLSVMEERVMLKAGELDRKRDSGKPLGALAGVPVSIKDNIHIQGEKTTCASKFLENYKAVFDATVVRLLEEADALIIGKTNLDEFAMGSSTENSAYQITKNPWDLKCTPGGSSGGSAASVAARFCPISLGTDTGGSIRQPAAFCGIVGFKPTYGKVSRYGLVAFASSLDQIGPLTYDVKDAALCMQVISRHCSYDSTSIKSPSEDYLKKLDQPIHGQTIGVPYSCLSELDPGSKEHFLEAVEVFKRLGVTIVDVDLKLLKYAIAVYYILATAEASTNLARFDGIRYGKRAEEAKTLEEIYVLSRQEGFGAEVKKRILLGTYVLSSGYQEAYCKKAQKVRTLLIQMFQQAFAKCNMIAMPTSPLTSFPLGKFQDPVQLYLQDVFTVSVNLSGLPAISVPNGFSEENLPYGLQLIGPYMYDAEVLRFGHAFESATSFTNIIPPLFDKKV, from the coding sequence ATGTATCGACTATCTGCCCATGCTATTCGTGAGGGATTTTGCAAAAAAAAGATGTCCGCTAAACAAATTGCGGAAAAGACGTTAGAGCGAATTTCCCTGCATGATGAAAAAATTGGCGCTTTTCTATCTGTAATGGAAGAGCGGGTAATGTTAAAAGCTGGTGAATTAGATCGCAAAAGGGATTCTGGCAAGCCGCTAGGCGCTTTAGCAGGGGTACCTGTTTCCATTAAAGACAATATTCATATTCAAGGAGAAAAAACAACCTGCGCTTCTAAGTTTTTAGAAAACTATAAAGCGGTTTTTGATGCAACTGTAGTTAGGCTTTTAGAAGAAGCAGATGCATTGATCATTGGTAAAACCAATCTTGATGAATTTGCCATGGGATCTTCTACAGAAAACTCTGCTTATCAAATAACTAAAAATCCTTGGGATCTTAAATGTACACCAGGTGGATCATCTGGAGGATCTGCCGCATCTGTAGCTGCGCGTTTTTGCCCTATTTCTCTAGGAACAGATACAGGCGGATCTATCAGACAACCAGCTGCTTTTTGTGGAATTGTAGGATTTAAGCCTACATACGGAAAAGTCTCTCGTTACGGCTTGGTAGCCTTTGCTTCTTCTCTAGATCAGATCGGTCCTTTGACCTACGATGTAAAAGATGCCGCTTTATGCATGCAGGTGATTTCAAGACACTGCTCTTATGACTCTACCAGCATTAAATCCCCTTCAGAAGACTATTTAAAAAAACTGGATCAACCCATTCACGGTCAAACAATTGGTGTCCCCTATAGTTGCTTAAGTGAATTAGATCCTGGATCTAAGGAACATTTTTTAGAAGCCGTAGAAGTTTTTAAAAGATTAGGTGTAACTATTGTAGATGTAGATTTAAAGCTGTTAAAATATGCAATTGCCGTCTACTACATTCTAGCTACAGCAGAGGCATCCACAAACCTTGCGCGTTTTGATGGCATTCGTTACGGCAAGCGAGCGGAGGAAGCAAAAACCCTCGAGGAGATTTATGTACTTTCTAGGCAAGAAGGTTTTGGAGCAGAGGTAAAAAAACGCATTTTGCTAGGCACTTATGTTCTCTCCTCTGGTTATCAAGAGGCGTATTGCAAAAAAGCACAAAAAGTACGCACTTTATTAATCCAAATGTTTCAACAAGCCTTTGCTAAATGCAACATGATTGCTATGCCAACATCTCCTTTAACAAGCTTTCCTTTAGGCAAATTTCAAGATCCGGTACAGCTTTATCTACAGGATGTTTTCACTGTATCTGTAAACCTATCAGGATTACCAGCAATTAGTGTCCCTAATGGATTTAGTGAGGAAAACCTCCCTTATGGCTTGCAACTCATTGGGCCTTATATGTATGATGCAGAGGTTCTGCGTTTTGGACATGCTTTTGAAAGTGCTACTTCCTTTACAAACATCATTCCCCCTTTATTTGATAAAAAGGTATAA
- a CDS encoding TolC family protein codes for MLCACTGCYLNRAVIDPYSYACFTPACRKVNSCILEQYPAELLEKKEPYGLAELIAIALKNNPQTRSSWAKALVSAASYGQKQSVFFPNITGSFQAIRARQPKMEATSIITPESIFGATQSPGSLQSGRGATDIYFGNWGPMLSLSYLLFDFGTQKANAEAARYSLEQAQFQYNDSIQSLLKTVITDFYRYLYQKELLQANMANVLNAELTLDATEQGLHSGVRPLSDFLQAKTQLLSQKTNWAAQKQELELAFATLLNDIGLPSYMSLQTQELPQELPKNDLILPLETLIGIGIQNRADLLSAESALRSQEQMVKMTKRQVLPQLNYQFKIGKTYFSFDGNVTHDKYNFVSTFNVSMPIFSGFYYRNAIKQAESNVVLAEETLRSLQLNAMKEITVAHSNIHTVFETLNWAAEFLSAAEEQYSVALNGYQQGTQTILDLISAQTSLVDARAQKAQAMQDWYLALANLSYATGLISPNTIYSLGDLFE; via the coding sequence GTGTTATGCGCATGCACGGGTTGTTACCTTAACCGCGCTGTAATAGATCCGTATAGCTATGCCTGTTTTACACCTGCTTGTCGCAAAGTCAATTCTTGTATCTTAGAGCAATATCCTGCTGAGCTTTTAGAAAAAAAAGAACCTTATGGGCTTGCTGAGCTAATTGCCATCGCTTTAAAGAACAATCCTCAAACAAGATCTAGCTGGGCAAAAGCACTTGTCTCTGCAGCATCTTATGGACAAAAACAAAGCGTTTTTTTCCCTAATATAACCGGCTCTTTTCAAGCCATACGTGCAAGACAACCGAAAATGGAGGCAACTTCGATAATAACCCCCGAGTCCATTTTTGGAGCAACGCAATCACCTGGCTCTCTTCAATCAGGAAGAGGTGCTACTGATATTTACTTTGGCAATTGGGGTCCTATGCTCTCTTTATCCTATTTATTATTCGATTTTGGTACACAGAAAGCAAATGCAGAAGCAGCTCGTTATTCATTAGAGCAAGCTCAATTTCAATATAATGATAGCATTCAATCTTTATTAAAAACCGTGATTACAGATTTTTATAGATACTTGTATCAAAAAGAATTGCTACAGGCAAATATGGCAAATGTGCTTAATGCAGAGCTTACTTTAGATGCTACAGAACAAGGCCTTCATTCAGGTGTACGTCCTTTATCCGACTTTCTACAAGCAAAGACACAATTACTTTCTCAGAAAACAAACTGGGCTGCACAAAAGCAAGAGCTTGAACTAGCTTTTGCAACTTTGTTAAATGATATAGGCCTTCCTTCTTATATGTCTTTACAAACACAAGAACTACCTCAAGAACTACCCAAAAATGACCTTATATTACCTCTAGAAACCTTAATCGGCATTGGTATACAAAATAGAGCTGATCTATTATCTGCTGAAAGCGCTCTTCGCTCCCAAGAACAAATGGTCAAAATGACCAAGAGGCAAGTTTTACCTCAATTAAATTATCAGTTTAAAATAGGTAAAACCTATTTTTCTTTTGATGGCAATGTCACTCATGATAAATACAACTTTGTCAGCACATTTAACGTAAGCATGCCTATTTTCTCTGGTTTTTACTACCGCAATGCGATTAAACAAGCTGAATCTAATGTAGTACTTGCAGAAGAAACGCTTAGAAGTCTGCAGTTAAATGCTATGAAAGAAATTACCGTTGCTCATTCTAATATTCACACCGTCTTTGAAACACTCAATTGGGCTGCAGAATTTTTATCTGCTGCAGAAGAACAGTACTCGGTTGCTTTAAACGGCTATCAACAAGGCACTCAGACCATTCTTGATCTTATATCTGCTCAAACATCTCTTGTCGATGCAAGAGCTCAAAAAGCACAAGCTATGCAAGATTGGTACCTTGCTTTAGCCAACTTAAGCTATGCCACAGGTTTGATTTCCCCAAACACCATCTACTCTTTAGGAGATCTTTTCGAATGA
- a CDS encoding IS110 family transposase translates to MYLNEQGKIVHEGSEKTDPDLLADYFSKRNFQEIVVGFESGCLSHYLVTGFRKRAIDPLCMDARKLSTILALKINKTDKNDARGIAEALRSGMYTRVHCKPQDSVEKSILLVSRRALIKQQTQSRKEGYA, encoded by the coding sequence GTGTATTTAAATGAACAAGGTAAGATTGTCCATGAAGGTTCAGAAAAAACAGATCCTGATTTACTAGCAGATTATTTTTCCAAAAGAAATTTTCAAGAAATCGTTGTTGGCTTTGAAAGTGGATGTTTATCTCATTACCTAGTCACAGGATTTAGAAAAAGAGCTATAGATCCCCTATGTATGGATGCAAGGAAGCTGAGTACGATTCTTGCTTTGAAAATAAATAAGACAGACAAAAATGATGCACGAGGAATCGCAGAAGCTCTTCGATCAGGTATGTATACACGAGTACACTGTAAGCCCCAAGATTCAGTAGAAAAAAGTATTTTGTTAGTTTCCAGAAGAGCGCTAATTAAACAGCAAACGCAGTCAAGGAAAGAAGGGTATGCTTGA
- a CDS encoding IS630 transposase-related protein: MHFKLEKTIRKKHFGLTLQSIFYALQKLKITRKKRLCLIRKGTQKQKRNKPIYLLPAH, translated from the coding sequence GTGCACTTCAAACTTGAAAAGACTATAAGAAAAAAGCATTTTGGTTTGACTTTGCAATCGATCTTTTATGCTTTGCAAAAACTCAAGATCACAAGAAAAAAAAGACTATGTTTGATAAGGAAAGGAACGCAGAAGCAAAAGCGGAATAAACCAATATATTTATTACCAGCTCATTGA
- a CDS encoding helix-turn-helix domain-containing protein has translation MKKLIPSQRADLEHKLKHPKDYSERNRLCVILGYDEGISTKNLAKTLRISPITVQKYLREYDSENKTGSSPRGGSKSKLSQDQKESLLKHLHEKTYLKVKGIIAYVHEQYGIKYSRSGMTDWLIQHGFVYKRPKKIPGKLDPEKQRIFIEQYRALKETLNPDEEIYFIDAVHPEHQSQAVCGWIKKAFKRLCRHPGNNCDCILLELFA, from the coding sequence ATGAAAAAACTGATCCCTAGCCAGAGAGCTGACTTAGAACACAAGTTAAAGCATCCAAAAGACTATTCTGAACGGAATAGGCTTTGTGTAATTTTGGGCTATGATGAGGGTATCTCAACAAAAAATCTTGCTAAAACACTCCGGATAAGCCCTATCACTGTTCAGAAATACCTCAGAGAATATGATTCCGAAAATAAAACTGGAAGTAGCCCTCGAGGCGGTAGCAAATCAAAACTTTCACAAGACCAAAAAGAGTCTCTACTAAAACACCTACATGAAAAGACCTATCTTAAAGTCAAAGGGATCATAGCTTATGTGCATGAGCAATATGGGATAAAATATTCCCGAAGTGGCATGACAGATTGGCTCATACAGCACGGATTTGTTTATAAACGTCCTAAAAAGATTCCTGGGAAATTAGATCCTGAAAAACAACGAATTTTCATAGAACAATATAGGGCTTTAAAGGAGACCTTAAACCCTGATGAAGAGATCTATTTCATAGATGCTGTGCATCCTGAACATCAGTCCCAAGCCGTATGTGGATGGATCAAAAAGGCGTTCAAAAGACTTTGCAGACATCCGGGAAACAATTGCGATTGCATTTTGCTGGAGCTCTTTGCCTGA
- a CDS encoding IS30 family transposase encodes MIFNNQTQGETLPKGYHHLTYDQRCQIYILKARGDTSSSIANILKVHHSTISRELKRNKGQRGYRHQQAQEKAFLRKNSQPNKKMTPQIVTRIEEKIKLQWSPIQISGWLKRHGKEHVSHETIYNHIWKDKRQGGQLYRELRHRGKKYNKQRKGASGRGNMPGRIDIKQRPCIVEKKTRLGDWELDTVIGAGHKGVIVSMVERTSKLTKLAKVSHKTAEEVSQALIEQLKPIKDFVHTLTADNGKEFAYHQMVSFELETDFYFATPYHSWERGLNEHTNGLVRQYFPKTQSFLDTTSKDIERVETLLNNRPRKALNFETPLEVFTRLSTNMLCSGAQ; translated from the coding sequence GTGATTTTTAACAATCAAACACAAGGAGAGACCTTGCCTAAAGGCTACCATCACCTAACCTATGACCAAAGATGTCAGATTTATATTTTAAAAGCTAGAGGAGATACATCTAGCTCAATAGCAAACATTCTAAAAGTTCATCATAGCACTATTAGTAGGGAACTTAAGAGAAATAAAGGGCAACGAGGATACCGTCATCAGCAAGCTCAAGAAAAAGCATTTCTTAGAAAAAATTCTCAGCCCAATAAAAAAATGACTCCTCAAATAGTTACCCGTATTGAAGAAAAAATCAAGTTGCAATGGAGCCCTATACAAATATCCGGATGGCTTAAAAGACATGGTAAAGAACATGTTAGTCATGAGACCATCTATAATCATATCTGGAAAGATAAACGACAGGGAGGACAGCTTTATAGAGAGCTCCGTCATCGAGGGAAAAAATATAACAAGCAGAGAAAGGGAGCTTCTGGAAGAGGGAACATGCCTGGTCGTATAGATATTAAGCAACGGCCTTGTATTGTAGAAAAAAAGACTCGTTTAGGAGACTGGGAACTAGATACAGTCATAGGGGCAGGACATAAAGGCGTAATTGTATCAATGGTAGAAAGAACTTCCAAGCTAACTAAGCTCGCCAAAGTTTCTCATAAAACTGCAGAGGAAGTAAGTCAAGCGTTAATTGAACAACTTAAACCTATCAAAGATTTTGTACACACATTAACAGCAGACAACGGAAAAGAATTTGCCTATCACCAAATGGTTAGTTTCGAGCTAGAGACAGACTTCTACTTTGCAACGCCCTACCATTCTTGGGAAAGAGGCTTAAATGAGCATACAAACGGACTAGTTAGGCAATATTTTCCTAAAACACAAAGCTTTTTAGATACGACTTCCAAGGATATAGAAAGGGTGGAAACTTTACTAAATAACAGACCTAGAAAGGCTCTCAACTTCGAAACTCCACTAGAAGTGTTTACGAGATTATCTACAAACATGCTATGCTCGGGTGCACAATAG
- a CDS encoding DUF4277 domain-containing protein, with product MKRLFINGLGFTNRTLYLAHQFFASKPID from the coding sequence TTGAAAAGACTCTTCATAAATGGTCTGGGCTTTACGAATAGAACATTGTATTTAGCTCATCAATTTTTTGCATCCAAGCCAATTGACTAA
- a CDS encoding TIGR01777 family oxidoreductase, whose protein sequence is MKEDLEFIYKYSSVPLKILVSGANGFIGSQLTHFLRLAGHDVMRLVRHKQEVSSDTVYWDPIEGQFSKQEFEGFDAVFHLAGAPIAHRWTKKYRNKLFNSRCRDTWLLSQVLSRLYSPPKTVISASAIGFYGDCKESVTELSPTGGGFLSSLCQQWEMALETIEERGCRVVHARFGVVLGVKGGMLRQILPLYHLGLGGKIGSGNQYLSWIGIDDAMSALYHLLMTESLTKAVNLVAPNPVKQKEFSSILAAKLHRPRFFHLPSALISLVFGDMGKEMLLASTRAYPQKLLESGYSFRYPHLQEALNWIM, encoded by the coding sequence ATGAAAGAGGATCTAGAGTTCATTTACAAATACTCAAGTGTCCCTTTGAAGATTTTAGTGAGTGGAGCTAATGGATTTATAGGTTCTCAACTTACCCACTTTTTACGCTTAGCAGGTCATGATGTTATGAGGCTCGTGCGCCACAAACAAGAAGTGAGCTCTGACACCGTATATTGGGATCCTATAGAAGGTCAATTTTCTAAACAGGAATTTGAAGGTTTTGACGCGGTTTTTCATCTGGCAGGAGCTCCTATTGCTCATAGATGGACAAAAAAATACCGCAATAAGTTATTCAATAGTAGATGTCGTGATACTTGGTTACTATCTCAAGTGTTATCTCGTTTATATTCTCCTCCCAAAACCGTCATTTCCGCTTCTGCCATTGGTTTTTACGGGGATTGCAAAGAGAGCGTTACCGAACTCTCCCCTACAGGAGGAGGATTTCTTTCCTCGCTCTGCCAACAGTGGGAGATGGCTTTAGAAACAATCGAAGAACGCGGCTGTCGCGTTGTACATGCTAGATTTGGCGTTGTATTAGGAGTAAAAGGCGGTATGCTTCGTCAGATTTTACCACTCTATCACTTAGGTTTAGGCGGGAAGATCGGATCTGGTAACCAGTATTTAAGTTGGATTGGGATTGATGATGCAATGAGCGCTTTGTATCATCTTTTAATGACAGAATCGTTAACTAAAGCGGTTAACCTAGTAGCGCCCAATCCTGTAAAACAAAAAGAGTTTTCTTCTATTTTAGCAGCTAAGCTACACAGGCCTCGCTTCTTTCACCTTCCTTCCGCTCTTATTTCTTTGGTTTTTGGAGATATGGGAAAAGAGATGTTACTAGCTAGTACACGGGCCTATCCACAAAAGCTTCTGGAATCGGGGTATTCTTTTCGTTACCCACATTTACAAGAAGCGTTGAATTGGATCATGTAA
- a CDS encoding transposase codes for MKRLRIKVHYLPPYSPNLNPIERLWKILKEKKVYNRYYETSVTFFQAIRGFFLEEIPKITDILKCRINDKFQVVDLNPIKLAV; via the coding sequence TTGAAAAGACTTAGGATTAAAGTGCACTATCTCCCTCCTTATTCGCCGAATTTGAATCCTATTGAACGCTTGTGGAAGATCTTAAAGGAAAAGAAGGTATACAATCGATATTACGAAACGTCGGTGACTTTTTTTCAGGCAATTAGAGGATTCTTCTTAGAAGAGATACCGAAAATAACAGATATTTTGAAATGTAGGATAAACGACAAGTTTCAAGTCGTTGACTTAAATCCCATTAAGCTAGCCGTTTGA
- a CDS encoding helix-turn-helix domain-containing protein, with amino-acid sequence MSVIFLKARGDTSSSIANILKVHHSTISRELKRNKGQRGYRHQQAQEKAFLEKILSPIKK; translated from the coding sequence ATGTCAGTTATATTTTTAAAAGCTAGAGGAGATACATCTAGCTCAATAGCAAACATTCTAAAAGTTCATCATAGCACTATTAGTAGGGAACTTAAGAGAAATAAAGGGCAACGAGGATACCGTCATCAGCAAGCTCAAGAAAAAGCATTCTTAGAAAAAATTCTCAGCCCAATAAAAAAATGA
- a CDS encoding DUF378 domain-containing protein yields the protein MKFLNTLAFILIVIGALNWGLIGFFQFDFVAWLFGSQMAGLSRLVYALVGLAGLWSLRWIPHWKHMCCCCSKDRGGSCKM from the coding sequence ATGAAGTTTTTAAATACTCTCGCTTTTATTTTAATTGTAATTGGAGCTTTAAACTGGGGCTTAATAGGCTTTTTTCAGTTTGATTTTGTCGCTTGGTTATTCGGAAGTCAAATGGCTGGCTTAAGTCGCTTGGTTTACGCACTAGTAGGTCTAGCTGGTCTTTGGAGTTTGCGCTGGATTCCCCATTGGAAACATATGTGTTGCTGCTGCTCAAAAGATAGGGGCGGTAGTTGTAAAATGTAG
- the gatB gene encoding Asp-tRNA(Asn)/Glu-tRNA(Gln) amidotransferase subunit GatB has product MSEICYGDWQPVIGLEIHAQLNTKSKLFSSAANHFGDEPNTNISTVCTGQPGALPVLNKEAVHKAVLFGCAVGSEVSLSSQFDRKSYFYPDSPRNFQITQFYKPILIGGTVVADVEGVLKHFSINRSHLEDDAGTLKHFSTFTGVDYNRAGVALIEIVSDPCMHTPKEAGAYSMAIKAILEYLDVSDCNMDEGSFRIDCNISVRKKGEQILRTKIEIKNLNSFSNIELALESEIRRQIREYTLHPQKDFYKVISQGTYRFDSEKKETVLMREKEDADDYRYFPEPDLPPILLKEEEIKAIKATLPELPHQRYNRYLQELELPESAAAFLINDKKLADYFEEALKICPSPKSICNWMIIEFAGRFKDTGNSLIRSGIGPSDIGKLVKMIESNTITGKIAKSIADDMCKAPGADPEQIVKQNPDYQPLQDISSITLLVDKVLENNPQSIADFHTGKTRAFDFLVGQVMKLCKGKASPVIVNEILTKKLK; this is encoded by the coding sequence ATGAGCGAGATCTGCTATGGAGATTGGCAACCCGTAATTGGTTTAGAAATTCACGCACAGCTCAATACTAAATCTAAGCTTTTTAGCTCTGCAGCTAATCATTTTGGAGATGAGCCTAATACAAATATTAGCACTGTCTGTACGGGTCAACCTGGGGCTTTACCTGTTTTGAATAAAGAAGCTGTACATAAAGCTGTTCTTTTTGGTTGTGCAGTAGGCTCTGAGGTCTCTTTGAGCAGTCAATTTGATCGTAAATCCTATTTTTATCCCGATAGCCCTCGTAATTTTCAAATTACACAGTTCTATAAACCCATTTTAATAGGGGGTACTGTAGTAGCTGATGTAGAAGGCGTATTAAAACATTTTTCTATTAATCGAAGTCATTTGGAAGATGATGCTGGTACTTTAAAACACTTTAGTACATTTACAGGTGTTGATTACAATAGAGCAGGGGTAGCACTAATAGAAATTGTCTCAGATCCCTGTATGCATACTCCCAAAGAAGCAGGAGCCTATTCTATGGCTATTAAAGCCATTTTAGAATATCTAGACGTCTCTGATTGTAATATGGATGAAGGTTCCTTTCGTATTGATTGTAACATTTCTGTCAGGAAGAAAGGAGAACAGATCTTGCGTACAAAAATTGAGATTAAAAATCTCAATTCTTTTAGCAATATAGAACTGGCGCTTGAATCAGAGATTCGCAGACAAATTCGTGAATACACTCTGCATCCGCAAAAAGACTTTTATAAAGTAATATCTCAAGGAACCTATCGTTTTGATTCAGAGAAAAAAGAAACCGTTTTAATGCGTGAAAAAGAAGATGCTGATGATTATCGCTATTTTCCAGAACCAGACCTTCCTCCGATTTTACTCAAAGAAGAAGAGATTAAAGCAATTAAAGCTACTTTGCCAGAATTACCACACCAAAGATACAATCGCTATTTACAAGAATTAGAACTGCCTGAATCTGCTGCTGCCTTTTTAATTAACGATAAAAAGCTCGCTGATTATTTTGAAGAAGCGCTTAAAATCTGCCCTAGCCCTAAAAGCATATGTAATTGGATGATCATAGAGTTTGCTGGGCGCTTTAAAGACACAGGAAATAGTCTCATTCGCTCAGGAATTGGGCCTAGCGATATAGGTAAACTTGTCAAGATGATTGAATCAAACACCATTACTGGAAAGATTGCTAAAAGCATTGCTGATGATATGTGCAAAGCCCCAGGAGCAGATCCTGAGCAAATCGTAAAACAAAACCCTGACTACCAGCCCCTGCAAGATATTTCAAGCATTACACTTTTAGTGGATAAGGTTTTAGAGAATAACCCACAATCGATTGCTGATTTTCATACTGGAAAAACAAGAGCCTTTGATTTCTTAGTTGGACAAGTCATGAAATTATGTAAAGGTAAAGCCTCTCCTGTCATAGTAAATGAAATTCTGACCAAAAAACTAAAATAA